One Euphorbia lathyris chromosome 1, ddEupLath1.1, whole genome shotgun sequence DNA segment encodes these proteins:
- the LOC136210766 gene encoding intracellular protein transport protein USO1-like isoform X2: MFRSARWRSEKSKIKSVFKLQFHATQVSQLNVDALMISVVPGDVGKPTAKLEKGIIREGSCRWESPIYETVKFTQDARTAKINERLYHFIVSTGSSKINLIGEVSIDLATYAEATKASTVSLPLKNSKSNAVLHISIQRLQGNTNQRVVEETEDANIKTHNTTLNTLLSNSDVDEGIRSKSNEVRRLNDANHNAELNGARRISSGSDITMSSSDSSSGLNTPREIRLRNSILQDPTNFLSSQSHASTPHKATADASVTVYEGHHQQSQWEWSADSDHGISTDDSVHGSQGTLTLERSQGTSDVEIEKMKAEMVALARQAELSELELQTLRKQIVKESKRGQDLLREIAGLKGERDSFKAECEKLKAFQKRVEDAKSKNRSHFEGGDPQIFLDEIRQELNHEKDLNANLRLQLQKTQESNAELILAVQDLEEMLERKNREVFDSSKVSGSSDMFRSETDDDEEQKALEEIVKEHRGAKETYVLEQKVIDLNNEIEMYRREKDELEMQVEQLALDYEILKQENHDMSYKLEQSQLQEQLKMQYECSSSFDNMNELEAQIESLENDLKKQCTEHSDSLVIIGELENHIKSLEDELEKQAQRFEADLEAVTNAKIEQEKKAIQAEEALRKTRWKNANTAEKLQEEVKRLSVQMASTFEVNEKVAMKAIAEADELQILKSQLEQMLHKANEELRTVRDDYGAKLNGLTNQLNLKMEQIEQLLVEIDDKSKQLEHQKKHNEELAGSYSEETLRLKSELEKHTIESSVLSELTEQRENMRAELQQLKVSLEHNEELVQKGNVERNELVSALALVKKEAEKLMEELSRMTSLKDEKEIAMEILQTEVNALKAQCQDLKHSLCEDELDKEKLRKQVFQLKGDLKKKDDTISSIEKKLKESNRRTTLSDSTKTSPRNNKSAPVLHGSKEASNLREKIKLLEGQIILKETSLENSANSFLEKERDLLDKIEELEKQVEELNQKSTMFSDNPCQKFHEDSISNGITSDGCLAEDTRSTDVNLSSMAQVPKQNGNAKALLNSDQIISEQEEKEKTRAVGNGYCNNNKLLSELESFKEKNELMENELKEMQERYSEISLKLAEVEGERQQLVMTVRNLKNSKKS; the protein is encoded by the exons GAGGTTTCAATTGATCTTGCTACTTACGCAGAGGCTACAAAAGCTTCCACTGTTTCTCTTCCCCTGAAGAATTCAAAATCTAATGCGGTTTTACAT ATTTCAATTCAGAGGCTGCAAGGGAACACCAACCAAAG AGTTGTGGAGGAAACAGAGGATGCAAACATCAAAACCCATAATACAACCCTAAATACCCTTTTAAGCAATAGTGATGTAGACGAAGGAATTAGGAGCAAATCCAATGAG GTTCGACGCCTTAATGATGCTAACCACAATGCTGAATTAAATGGTGCCCGCAGAATATCTAGTGGATCTGACATTACAATGTCAAGTTCTGATAGCAGCTCTGGGCTCAATACCCCACGCGAAATCCGATTGAGAAATAGTATCCTACAGGACCCAACCAACTTCTTATCATCTCAGAGCCATGCCTCAACTCCTCATAAAGCAACTGCAGATGCCTCAGTAACGGTTTATGAAGGGCATCATCAGCAATCACAATGGGAGTGGTCAGCTGATTCTGATCACGGAATTAGTACTGATGACTCGGTACATGGTTCTCAGGGAACTCTTACATTAGAAAGGTCCCAAGGCACTTCAGATGTTGAAATTGAAAAGATGAAGGCTGAAATGGTGGCTTTGGCGAGACAAGCAGAGTTGTCGGAGTTGGAATTGCAGACTCTCAGAAAGCAAATTGTAAAAGAGAGCAAAAGGGGACAGGATCTCTTAAGAGAAATTGCAGGCTTGAAGGGGGAGAGAGATTCATTCAAGGCAGAATGTGAAAAACTCAAAGCTTTTCAGAAACGTGTAGAGGATGCAAAAAGCAAAAACAGGTCACACTTTGAAGGTGGGGATCCACAGATTTTTCTTGATGAAATCAGACAAGAACTTAATCATGAGAAGGACCTGAACGCTAATCTTCGATTGCAGCTGCAGAAGACCCAGGAATCAAATGCTGAGCTTATATTAGCTGTACAAGACCTTGAAGAAATGTTGGAGCGGAAAAATAGAGAAGTATTTGATTCTTCCAAAGTATCAGGATCCTCTGACATGTTCAGAAGCGAGACtgatgatgatgaagagcaaAAGGCACTGGAAGAGATCGTTAAGGAGCACAGAGGCGCTAAAGAAACATACGTGCTAGAGCAAAAAGTCATTGATCTCAACAATGAGATAGAGATGTATAGGAGAGAAAAGGATGAGCTAGAGATGCAAGTGGAGCAGCTTGCCCTTGACTATGAGATATTGAAACAGGAGAACCATGACATGTCGTATAAATTAGAGCAAAGTCAACTGCAAGAACAGCTGAAGATGCAGTATGAATGCTCCTCTTCCTTTGACAACATGAATGAACTAGAAGCCCAGATTGAGAGCTTGGAAAATGATCTCAAGAAGCAGTGCACAGAACATTCTGATTCTTTGGTGATTATAGGCGAACTTGAAAACCATATTAAGAGCTTGGAGGATGAACTCGAGAAACAAGCTCAAAGATTTGAAGCTGATCTAGAAGCTGTAACTAATGCAAAGATTGAGCAGGAGAAAAAAGCCATCCAAGCAGAGGAAGCTTTACGGAAGACAAGATGGAAAAATGCTAATACAGCTGAGAAGCTACAAGAGGAAGTGAAAAGGCTTTCTGTCCAAATGGCCTCTACATTTGAAGTGAATGAAAAGGTGGCTATGAAAGCAATAGCAGAAGCTGATGAACTACAAATCCTTAAAAGTCAACTAGAACAAATGCTTCATAAAGCTAATGAAGAGCTCCGAACAGTTAGGGATGATTATGGGGCTAAACTCAATGGCCTTACTAACCAATTAAATTTGAAGATGGAACAGATAGAACAGCTCTTGGTAGAAATTGATGACAAATCAAAGCAACTGGAACATCAAAAGAAGCATAATGAAGAACTTGCTGGATCCTACTCCGAGGAAACCCTCCGGCTGAAATCCGAGCTTGAAAAACATACAATTGAAAGCAGTGTTCTTTCTGAACTAACAGAACAGAGAGAAAACATGAGAGCTGAATTGCAGCAGCTGAAGGTATCACTTGAGCACAATGAAGAGCTGGTGCAAAAAGGAAATGTAGAAAGAAATGAACTGGTCAGTGCACTTGCTTTAGTGAAGAAGGAAGCAGAGAAGTTGATGGAGGAGTTAAGTAGAATGACATCTCTCAAGGATGAGAAGGAGATAGCAATGGAAATCTTACAGACAGAGGTGAATGCGCTGAAAGCTCAGTGTCAGGACTTGAAACATTCCCTTTGTGAGGATGAGTTGGATAAAGAAAAACTTAGAAAGCAAGTATTTCAGTTGAAGGGTGACCTCAAGAAGAAGGATGATACTATCTCCAGCATTGAGAAGAAGCTCAAAGAAAGCAACAGACGCACGACACTTTCTGATAGCACAAAAACTTCTCCGAGAAACAACAAGTCTGCTCCAGTTCTTCATGGTTCTAAAGAGGCTTCAAATCTGAGGGAGAAGATAAAATTGCTCGAG GGACAAATAATATTAAAGGAAACATCTCTAGAAAACTCAGCAAATTCATTTTTGGAGAAGGAAAGGGATCTTCTAGATAAAATTGAAGAGTTAGAAAAACAAGTGGAAGAGCTCAATCAGAAAAGTACAATGTTCAGTGACAACCCATGCCAAAAG TTCCATGAAGACTCAATTTCAAATGGCATTACATCAGATGGTTGTTTAGCTGAAGATACAAGAAGCACAGATGTCAATCTGAGCAGTATGGCACAGGTGCCAAAACAAAATGGAAATGCAAAAGCATTACTCAACAG TGATCAGATTATATCAGAGcaagaagagaaagagaaaactcGCGCGGTTGGCAATGGATATTGCAACAACAATAAATTATTGAGTGAACTAGAATCattcaaagaaaaaaatgaattgaTGGAAAACGAACTGAAGGAAATGCAAGAGAGATATTCAGAAATTAGTCTCAAGTTGGCAGAGGTAGAAGGTGAAAGACAACAGCTTGTTATGACCGTACGGAACCTAAAGAACTCCAAGAAGAGCTAA
- the LOC136210766 gene encoding intracellular protein transport protein USO1-like isoform X1, which produces MFRSARWRSEKSKIKSVFKLQFHATQVSQLNVDALMISVVPGDVGKPTAKLEKGIIREGSCRWESPIYETVKFTQDARTAKINERLYHFIVSTGSSKINLIGEVSIDLATYAEATKASTVSLPLKNSKSNAVLHISIQRLQGNTNQRVVEETEDANIKTHNTTLNTLLSNSDVDEGIRSKSNEVRRLNDANHNAELNGARRISSGSDITMSSSDSSSGLNTPREIRLRNSILQDPTNFLSSQSHASTPHKATADASVTVYEGHHQQSQWEWSADSDHGISTDDSVHGSQGTLTLERSQGTSDVEIEKMKAEMVALARQAELSELELQTLRKQIVKESKRGQDLLREIAGLKGERDSFKAECEKLKAFQKRVEDAKSKNRSHFEGGDPQIFLDEIRQELNHEKDLNANLRLQLQKTQESNAELILAVQDLEEMLERKNREVFDSSKVSGSSDMFRSETDDDEEQKALEEIVKEHRGAKETYVLEQKVIDLNNEIEMYRREKDELEMQVEQLALDYEILKQENHDMSYKLEQSQLQEQLKMQYECSSSFDNMNELEAQIESLENDLKKQCTEHSDSLVIIGELENHIKSLEDELEKQAQRFEADLEAVTNAKIEQEKKAIQAEEALRKTRWKNANTAEKLQEEVKRLSVQMASTFEVNEKVAMKAIAEADELQILKSQLEQMLHKANEELRTVRDDYGAKLNGLTNQLNLKMEQIEQLLVEIDDKSKQLEHQKKHNEELAGSYSEETLRLKSELEKHTIESSVLSELTEQRENMRAELQQLKVSLEHNEELVQKGNVERNELVSALALVKKEAEKLMEELSRMTSLKDEKEIAMEILQTEVNALKAQCQDLKHSLCEDELDKEKLRKQVFQLKGDLKKKDDTISSIEKKLKESNRRTTLSDSTKTSPRNNKSAPVLHGSKEASNLREKIKLLEGQIILKETSLENSANSFLEKERDLLDKIEELEKQVEELNQKSTMFSDNPCQKFHEDSISNGITSDGCLAEDTRSTDVNLSSMAQVPKQNGNAKALLNSSDQIISEQEEKEKTRAVGNGYCNNNKLLSELESFKEKNELMENELKEMQERYSEISLKLAEVEGERQQLVMTVRNLKNSKKS; this is translated from the exons GAGGTTTCAATTGATCTTGCTACTTACGCAGAGGCTACAAAAGCTTCCACTGTTTCTCTTCCCCTGAAGAATTCAAAATCTAATGCGGTTTTACAT ATTTCAATTCAGAGGCTGCAAGGGAACACCAACCAAAG AGTTGTGGAGGAAACAGAGGATGCAAACATCAAAACCCATAATACAACCCTAAATACCCTTTTAAGCAATAGTGATGTAGACGAAGGAATTAGGAGCAAATCCAATGAG GTTCGACGCCTTAATGATGCTAACCACAATGCTGAATTAAATGGTGCCCGCAGAATATCTAGTGGATCTGACATTACAATGTCAAGTTCTGATAGCAGCTCTGGGCTCAATACCCCACGCGAAATCCGATTGAGAAATAGTATCCTACAGGACCCAACCAACTTCTTATCATCTCAGAGCCATGCCTCAACTCCTCATAAAGCAACTGCAGATGCCTCAGTAACGGTTTATGAAGGGCATCATCAGCAATCACAATGGGAGTGGTCAGCTGATTCTGATCACGGAATTAGTACTGATGACTCGGTACATGGTTCTCAGGGAACTCTTACATTAGAAAGGTCCCAAGGCACTTCAGATGTTGAAATTGAAAAGATGAAGGCTGAAATGGTGGCTTTGGCGAGACAAGCAGAGTTGTCGGAGTTGGAATTGCAGACTCTCAGAAAGCAAATTGTAAAAGAGAGCAAAAGGGGACAGGATCTCTTAAGAGAAATTGCAGGCTTGAAGGGGGAGAGAGATTCATTCAAGGCAGAATGTGAAAAACTCAAAGCTTTTCAGAAACGTGTAGAGGATGCAAAAAGCAAAAACAGGTCACACTTTGAAGGTGGGGATCCACAGATTTTTCTTGATGAAATCAGACAAGAACTTAATCATGAGAAGGACCTGAACGCTAATCTTCGATTGCAGCTGCAGAAGACCCAGGAATCAAATGCTGAGCTTATATTAGCTGTACAAGACCTTGAAGAAATGTTGGAGCGGAAAAATAGAGAAGTATTTGATTCTTCCAAAGTATCAGGATCCTCTGACATGTTCAGAAGCGAGACtgatgatgatgaagagcaaAAGGCACTGGAAGAGATCGTTAAGGAGCACAGAGGCGCTAAAGAAACATACGTGCTAGAGCAAAAAGTCATTGATCTCAACAATGAGATAGAGATGTATAGGAGAGAAAAGGATGAGCTAGAGATGCAAGTGGAGCAGCTTGCCCTTGACTATGAGATATTGAAACAGGAGAACCATGACATGTCGTATAAATTAGAGCAAAGTCAACTGCAAGAACAGCTGAAGATGCAGTATGAATGCTCCTCTTCCTTTGACAACATGAATGAACTAGAAGCCCAGATTGAGAGCTTGGAAAATGATCTCAAGAAGCAGTGCACAGAACATTCTGATTCTTTGGTGATTATAGGCGAACTTGAAAACCATATTAAGAGCTTGGAGGATGAACTCGAGAAACAAGCTCAAAGATTTGAAGCTGATCTAGAAGCTGTAACTAATGCAAAGATTGAGCAGGAGAAAAAAGCCATCCAAGCAGAGGAAGCTTTACGGAAGACAAGATGGAAAAATGCTAATACAGCTGAGAAGCTACAAGAGGAAGTGAAAAGGCTTTCTGTCCAAATGGCCTCTACATTTGAAGTGAATGAAAAGGTGGCTATGAAAGCAATAGCAGAAGCTGATGAACTACAAATCCTTAAAAGTCAACTAGAACAAATGCTTCATAAAGCTAATGAAGAGCTCCGAACAGTTAGGGATGATTATGGGGCTAAACTCAATGGCCTTACTAACCAATTAAATTTGAAGATGGAACAGATAGAACAGCTCTTGGTAGAAATTGATGACAAATCAAAGCAACTGGAACATCAAAAGAAGCATAATGAAGAACTTGCTGGATCCTACTCCGAGGAAACCCTCCGGCTGAAATCCGAGCTTGAAAAACATACAATTGAAAGCAGTGTTCTTTCTGAACTAACAGAACAGAGAGAAAACATGAGAGCTGAATTGCAGCAGCTGAAGGTATCACTTGAGCACAATGAAGAGCTGGTGCAAAAAGGAAATGTAGAAAGAAATGAACTGGTCAGTGCACTTGCTTTAGTGAAGAAGGAAGCAGAGAAGTTGATGGAGGAGTTAAGTAGAATGACATCTCTCAAGGATGAGAAGGAGATAGCAATGGAAATCTTACAGACAGAGGTGAATGCGCTGAAAGCTCAGTGTCAGGACTTGAAACATTCCCTTTGTGAGGATGAGTTGGATAAAGAAAAACTTAGAAAGCAAGTATTTCAGTTGAAGGGTGACCTCAAGAAGAAGGATGATACTATCTCCAGCATTGAGAAGAAGCTCAAAGAAAGCAACAGACGCACGACACTTTCTGATAGCACAAAAACTTCTCCGAGAAACAACAAGTCTGCTCCAGTTCTTCATGGTTCTAAAGAGGCTTCAAATCTGAGGGAGAAGATAAAATTGCTCGAG GGACAAATAATATTAAAGGAAACATCTCTAGAAAACTCAGCAAATTCATTTTTGGAGAAGGAAAGGGATCTTCTAGATAAAATTGAAGAGTTAGAAAAACAAGTGGAAGAGCTCAATCAGAAAAGTACAATGTTCAGTGACAACCCATGCCAAAAG TTCCATGAAGACTCAATTTCAAATGGCATTACATCAGATGGTTGTTTAGCTGAAGATACAAGAAGCACAGATGTCAATCTGAGCAGTATGGCACAGGTGCCAAAACAAAATGGAAATGCAAAAGCATTACTCAACAG CAGTGATCAGATTATATCAGAGcaagaagagaaagagaaaactcGCGCGGTTGGCAATGGATATTGCAACAACAATAAATTATTGAGTGAACTAGAATCattcaaagaaaaaaatgaattgaTGGAAAACGAACTGAAGGAAATGCAAGAGAGATATTCAGAAATTAGTCTCAAGTTGGCAGAGGTAGAAGGTGAAAGACAACAGCTTGTTATGACCGTACGGAACCTAAAGAACTCCAAGAAGAGCTAA
- the LOC136214298 gene encoding protein LURP-one-related 4-like: protein MAKVHPLLSSSSSSSSSSSSSSSSAKSETFTIWMKSLVMQTNGCTIYNENGQIVYRVDNYDRKGSSEVFLMDLSGTVLFTIKKLWFFREWKGYKSDGLLNSKSQKPYFQVRKSSIVVRSGDDSEDGCYKLEVSEGKSAFKIINSNGGIVAKATRKQTSKGVILGDDVLSMVVDGEVDHSFIMALVTVYGLMHHRL from the exons ATGGCAAAAGTTCATCCtcttctctcttcatcttcatcttcatcttcatcttcatcttcatcttcttcatcagcAAAATCAGAAACCTTCACCATATGGATGAAATCTCTGGTTATGCAAACAAATGGATGCACGATTTACAACGAAAACGGCCAGATTGTTTACAGAGTTGATAATTACGACAGAAAAGGAAGCTCTGAAGTTTTTCTAATGGATCTTAGCGGCACAGTTCTTTTCACGATTAAG AAACTGTGGTTTTTCAGAGAATGGAAGGGATACAAAAGTGATGGAttattgaattcaaaatctcaGAAACCTTATTTTCAAGTGAGGAAAAGTTCAATTGTAGTTAGATCTGGTGATGATAGTGAAGACGGATGTTATAAGTTGGAAGTTTCGGAAGGGAAATCGGCCTTTAAGATCATAAACAGCAATGGAGGAATTGTTGCTAAG GCAACAAGAAAGCAAACATCAAAAGGAGTAATATTAGGAGATGATGTATTAAGCATGGTGGTAGATGGAGAAGTTGATCATTCCTTTATCATGGCTTTAGTTACGGTTTATGGATTAATGCATCACAGATTGTGA